One stretch of Riemerella columbina DNA includes these proteins:
- the ribH gene encoding 6,7-dimethyl-8-ribityllumazine synthase — MATVNLSDYTPLNIKNADAFNIGIVVSEWNDFVTFNLRDGAVETLLKEGVKKEKIKIYYVPGAFELSYAAMRLCAKDQYFDAIIAIGCVIRGETSHFDYVCQGVTQGITACNTQTQTPTIFCVLTDDTREQSIARSGGSLGNKGVEAAVTALKMIEFKNNI, encoded by the coding sequence ATGGCAACGGTTAACCTTTCTGACTATACGCCACTCAACATAAAAAATGCCGATGCGTTCAACATCGGCATTGTTGTCTCTGAGTGGAACGATTTCGTAACTTTCAACCTCCGAGATGGCGCGGTGGAAACCCTACTCAAAGAAGGTGTGAAAAAAGAAAAAATCAAAATCTACTATGTTCCTGGTGCTTTTGAGCTCAGCTATGCCGCTATGCGCCTTTGTGCTAAAGACCAATATTTTGATGCCATTATCGCTATCGGCTGTGTGATTCGGGGCGAAACTTCCCACTTTGATTATGTGTGCCAAGGCGTTACCCAAGGCATCACCGCTTGCAATACCCAAACCCAAACCCCAACCATTTTCTGCGTGCTGACCGATGATACCCGAGAACAGTCCATCGCCAGAAGTGGCGGAAGTTTAGGGAACAAAGGCGTGGAAGCTGCCGTTACAGCGCTCAAAATGATAGAATTTAAGAACAATATTTAG
- a CDS encoding adenine phosphoribosyltransferase, with product MANQDLIQKLEQTIENIPDFPKAGIQFKDITPIFLYPQLYEEVIEDLVAFSKGKVDVVCGIESRGFLFGIAIAVKLGVPFVLIRKKGKLPPPFISQKYDLEYGSSEIEMKEGQIKKGDRVLIHDDLLATGGTTEAAAMLIKKQGAEVKQFSFLIGLKDLHGEEKLKQFNAEVYQILEY from the coding sequence ATGGCAAACCAAGATTTAATTCAGAAATTAGAACAAACCATAGAGAACATTCCTGATTTCCCCAAAGCAGGCATTCAGTTTAAAGATATTACCCCAATATTCCTCTATCCACAGCTTTATGAGGAAGTGATAGAAGATTTGGTGGCGTTCAGCAAAGGCAAAGTAGATGTGGTTTGCGGGATAGAGAGCCGTGGTTTTTTATTCGGAATTGCCATTGCGGTTAAGTTGGGCGTTCCTTTTGTGCTCATCAGAAAAAAAGGAAAATTGCCACCGCCATTCATCTCCCAAAAATACGATTTAGAATACGGCTCTTCGGAGATTGAAATGAAAGAAGGGCAGATCAAAAAAGGCGACAGGGTACTCATTCACGATGATTTACTCGCCACAGGAGGTACCACGGAAGCCGCCGCTATGCTCATCAAAAAACAAGGTGCCGAGGTAAAGCAGTTCAGCTTTCTAATCGGATTAAAAGACCTCCACGGCGAAGAGAAACTAAAACAGTTTAACGCCGAGGTGTACCAAATTTTAGAGTATTAG
- a CDS encoding tetratricopeptide repeat protein: MSKKYNQLSKEQIKEGKETVEIFEELDQSALKSEKFIERYAKQLMIGFGVVLLAILGYFAYQQFVIAPKNQEATMAYLSAQKAQSLGDDAKALGGKSSANPGFLGTYEEFGATKAGKLSAYNAGLIKYKEGKYQEAYDLIDAFKSDNKILMAIKYGAMGDCLANLNKAEDAMAQYDKASSTSEDPFTSYYFTRKAGIMALALKKNTDAKKYFETIDEKYQDYDGGASAAYIEMVKYY, from the coding sequence ATGTCTAAGAAATATAATCAACTAAGCAAAGAGCAGATTAAAGAAGGAAAAGAGACGGTAGAGATTTTTGAAGAATTAGACCAGTCTGCATTAAAATCAGAAAAATTTATAGAACGCTATGCCAAGCAGCTGATGATAGGCTTTGGTGTAGTTTTGCTCGCTATTTTAGGCTATTTTGCATACCAACAATTTGTGATCGCCCCTAAAAACCAAGAAGCCACGATGGCGTATCTATCGGCACAAAAAGCCCAATCTCTCGGTGATGATGCCAAAGCGTTAGGCGGTAAATCTTCTGCCAATCCAGGGTTTTTAGGAACTTATGAAGAATTTGGCGCCACTAAGGCAGGCAAGCTTTCGGCTTACAACGCTGGGCTCATCAAGTACAAGGAAGGCAAATACCAAGAAGCCTATGATTTAATAGACGCCTTCAAGTCGGATAATAAAATCCTAATGGCAATTAAATACGGCGCTATGGGAGATTGTCTCGCTAACCTCAACAAAGCGGAAGATGCGATGGCACAGTATGATAAAGCCTCTTCTACCTCGGAAGACCCTTTTACATCGTACTATTTTACAAGAAAAGCAGGCATTATGGCATTGGCTTTAAAGAAAAATACAGATGCTAAAAAATACTTTGAAACCATTGATGAAAAATACCAAGACTATGACGGCGGCGCTTCTGCGGCTTACATTGAAATGGTAAAGTATTACTAA
- a CDS encoding LTA synthase family protein, with amino-acid sequence MILNKIKPFLYLGGLYLLISIGLRLVFFAHPITTSHFGITEILGILIRGIVVDIPIFILISSFLAIYFLFLSNAKYNRPWGVLILAGMILLFLYIWLIPNNIFRQYGGSLVEIALSFVGMKTLIFAIMLFLPKQRQSIRRGLYSFTLFLYVLLIIFNAVSEYFFWNEFGVRYNFIAVDYLIYTNEVIGNILESYPIIPLFSVILVTALVLTFYIYQKTKDTLLTLPNLSQKLILLFCFLLLSVLSIWAIPKSERWLPKENHFATEIQANGVYKFYYAFTHNELDFFQFYPTMPRQQAAKLYLNQFQPSQLERIVKGRGEELHKNVVLISIESLSADFMKHYGNEQNITPFLDSLANHSLMFTQLYAAGNRTVRGLEALTLCIPPTAGESVIKRKNNKDKFTTGSIFKQKGYQVKYLYGGYSYFDNMKDFFGGNGYDIVDRDHFSPEEITFANVWGVCDEDMARKAIQVMNKEAQAGKPFFNHWMTVSNHRPFTYPEGKIDIPGNAKSREGGVKYTDYALKQFFAMAKKQTWYKNTIFVIVADHCASSAGKTELPMDKYRIPAIVFSEGFIKPQKFTGLMSQIDLMPTVLGLLNFNYRTKFLGQDVFTENYQPRAYIATYQDLGLIKENKLTIISPIRKVKQYQLKHQYSELPEAYKLYYDEIPVVQTENHLVQENIATYEMVSFWLKHKILNR; translated from the coding sequence ATGATTCTCAATAAAATTAAACCATTTTTATATTTAGGTGGACTGTACCTATTGATTTCTATAGGATTAAGACTCGTTTTTTTTGCCCATCCGATTACCACTTCACATTTTGGAATAACGGAAATTTTAGGGATACTTATTAGGGGAATTGTAGTAGATATTCCTATTTTTATTTTGATAAGTAGTTTTTTAGCTATTTATTTTTTGTTTTTATCTAATGCTAAATATAATCGCCCTTGGGGGGTACTAATTTTAGCAGGAATGATACTCTTATTTTTATATATTTGGTTAATACCGAATAATATTTTCAGACAGTATGGAGGTTCATTGGTGGAGATTGCCTTGAGTTTCGTTGGTATGAAAACACTTATTTTTGCTATAATGCTTTTCCTTCCAAAACAGAGACAAAGTATCCGTAGAGGGCTATATAGTTTTACACTGTTTTTGTATGTGTTATTGATTATATTTAATGCAGTGAGCGAGTATTTTTTTTGGAATGAATTTGGTGTACGGTATAATTTTATCGCAGTAGATTATTTAATTTATACGAATGAAGTTATTGGTAATATTTTAGAGAGCTATCCTATTATTCCATTATTTTCGGTGATATTAGTTACGGCATTAGTGCTAACTTTCTATATTTACCAAAAAACCAAAGATACCTTATTAACTTTACCTAATTTATCACAAAAATTAATACTTCTGTTTTGCTTTTTATTACTTTCAGTTTTGAGTATATGGGCGATACCAAAATCTGAGCGTTGGCTACCTAAGGAAAACCATTTTGCTACTGAAATTCAAGCCAATGGTGTTTATAAATTCTACTATGCATTTACCCATAACGAATTAGATTTTTTTCAGTTTTATCCAACTATGCCTCGGCAGCAAGCTGCTAAACTGTATTTAAATCAGTTTCAGCCAAGTCAATTAGAGAGAATAGTAAAAGGCAGAGGAGAGGAACTACATAAAAATGTAGTGTTAATTTCTATAGAGAGCCTCTCGGCTGATTTTATGAAGCATTATGGTAATGAACAAAATATTACGCCGTTCTTGGATAGTTTAGCCAATCATTCTCTTATGTTTACCCAGCTCTATGCCGCAGGAAACCGTACTGTACGAGGGTTAGAAGCATTAACACTCTGCATACCGCCAACCGCTGGAGAAAGTGTAATTAAAAGGAAAAATAATAAGGATAAATTTACCACGGGTAGTATATTCAAGCAAAAAGGCTATCAGGTTAAATACCTCTACGGGGGGTATAGTTATTTTGATAATATGAAAGACTTTTTTGGAGGAAATGGTTATGATATTGTAGATAGAGACCACTTTTCTCCAGAGGAAATTACATTTGCCAATGTTTGGGGTGTTTGTGATGAAGATATGGCTAGAAAAGCTATCCAAGTAATGAATAAAGAAGCCCAAGCAGGAAAACCCTTTTTTAACCATTGGATGACGGTTAGTAACCACCGTCCATTTACTTATCCTGAAGGTAAAATTGATATTCCAGGTAACGCTAAATCCCGAGAAGGGGGAGTAAAGTACACCGACTATGCCTTAAAGCAATTTTTTGCTATGGCAAAAAAACAAACATGGTATAAAAATACTATTTTTGTAATTGTAGCAGACCATTGTGCTTCTAGTGCAGGAAAAACAGAACTCCCAATGGATAAATATCGTATCCCAGCAATAGTTTTTTCAGAAGGTTTTATTAAACCACAGAAATTTACAGGATTAATGTCTCAAATTGATTTAATGCCTACGGTATTAGGTCTACTCAATTTTAATTATCGAACGAAATTTTTAGGGCAAGATGTCTTTACTGAGAATTATCAGCCCAGAGCTTATATTGCTACTTATCAAGATTTAGGATTGATAAAAGAAAATAAGCTAACCATTATATCGCCTATAAGAAAAGTGAAGCAGTATCAGCTTAAGCATCAGTATTCTGAACTACCAGAAGCCTATAAACTCTATTATGATGAGATACCAGTGGTACAGACTGAGAATCATTTAGTACAAGAAAATATAGCTACTTACGAAATGGTTTCGTTTTGGCTAAAACATAAAATACTCAACCGATAG
- a CDS encoding c-type cytochrome, translating into MLNMKKNIFKISGIFGLLAIVLNSCGPKENAPLVYFPDMYFPVAYDPLMKAEDPYSKHENEIPAFVKNNGATGLTLVPGTVSQNPEGIVESTPGAVMTPDQYNAGYDASKLVVTSPLDPANKAKDIERGKHLYEITCAACHGTAGDGQGSIVQSGAYAGVPKYADREITIGSVHYVLTNGRNAMGSYAGQLKPGDRWRVALYVMEAFKGGTANAPAAPVAEANATTPTDETQNNTK; encoded by the coding sequence ATGCTTAACATGAAGAAAAATATTTTTAAAATATCAGGTATCTTTGGTTTATTAGCAATAGTTTTAAATTCTTGCGGGCCAAAAGAAAATGCCCCTTTAGTCTATTTCCCAGATATGTACTTTCCAGTGGCTTATGACCCATTGATGAAAGCCGAAGATCCATACTCTAAACACGAGAATGAAATTCCTGCTTTCGTTAAAAACAATGGTGCTACAGGGCTTACATTGGTGCCAGGTACGGTATCTCAGAATCCAGAAGGCATTGTAGAAAGTACGCCAGGTGCAGTGATGACACCAGACCAATACAACGCAGGCTATGATGCCTCTAAGTTGGTGGTTACTTCACCATTAGACCCAGCTAACAAAGCTAAAGATATAGAAAGAGGTAAGCATTTATATGAAATTACATGTGCCGCTTGCCATGGTACTGCAGGAGATGGACAAGGTTCTATCGTACAATCTGGCGCTTATGCGGGCGTACCTAAATATGCTGATAGAGAAATTACCATAGGCTCTGTACACTATGTATTAACCAACGGTAGAAATGCGATGGGCTCTTATGCAGGACAGCTAAAACCTGGCGACCGCTGGAGAGTAGCACTCTATGTGATGGAAGCCTTTAAAGGAGGTACTGCTAATGCGCCTGCCGCACCTGTTGCAGAGGCTAATGCGACTACGCCTACAGATGAAACACAAAACAATACTAAATAA
- a CDS encoding quinol:cytochrome C oxidoreductase, with the protein MYSFSPKLRLYSIVFIILGLVLFGAGYFINHGIDDAKVEHMMEAVHASGHHNPTHSSELVGPQDHGAHLEHAKMQVHNQPLATLHLVAVFFFGLSCCVMFFYSIQHAAHAGWSIIITRVMEAIGAYIPFGGIILLIIMALNVTHNGHLFHWMDPALTDPNDPHFDVILYEKKKFLNIPFYVVRNFIYVAGASFFAWKLRQMSKKVDETKSLRDYQMLYRWNVGYIAFFGFASASWAWDWLMSIDPHWYSTMYIWYSMVSCLASAIAVIILISVYLKKNGFLPQFNDNHLHDLGKYLFATSMLWTYTWFAQFMLYWYADIPEEVNYFFGRFEYYAPTFLPMLILNFLIPLLVMVSSSIKRNYKVVTTMAVIVIIGHIVDYFNMVMPGTVGPYWNNFTELLLILGSVLFIVGLFIFVVMSQLSKTKLIPTGNPYLHESEIYEYPF; encoded by the coding sequence ATGTATAGTTTTTCACCAAAATTAAGATTATATTCTATCGTATTTATCATTTTGGGATTGGTGCTTTTTGGTGCCGGCTACTTTATAAATCACGGAATAGATGATGCGAAAGTAGAACATATGATGGAGGCGGTTCATGCTTCAGGGCATCATAACCCAACGCACTCCAGCGAATTGGTAGGACCTCAGGACCACGGTGCTCACTTAGAACACGCCAAAATGCAGGTGCATAATCAGCCATTGGCTACGCTTCATTTGGTAGCCGTATTTTTCTTTGGGCTTAGTTGCTGTGTGATGTTCTTCTACTCTATACAGCACGCGGCACACGCAGGTTGGTCTATCATTATTACCAGAGTGATGGAGGCTATAGGCGCTTACATTCCTTTTGGAGGGATTATTCTCCTGATCATTATGGCTTTAAATGTTACCCACAACGGGCATTTATTCCATTGGATGGACCCAGCACTGACCGACCCTAACGATCCACACTTTGATGTCATTCTTTACGAAAAGAAAAAATTCCTTAACATCCCTTTCTATGTGGTTCGGAACTTTATCTATGTTGCTGGTGCCTCTTTCTTCGCGTGGAAGCTGAGACAGATGTCTAAAAAAGTAGATGAAACCAAATCTTTAAGAGATTATCAGATGCTTTACAGATGGAATGTGGGTTATATCGCGTTCTTTGGTTTCGCCTCTGCCTCTTGGGCTTGGGATTGGTTGATGTCTATTGACCCACACTGGTACTCTACCATGTACATTTGGTATTCTATGGTAAGCTGTTTAGCGAGTGCCATTGCGGTAATTATCCTCATCAGCGTTTACCTTAAAAAGAATGGCTTTTTACCACAATTTAATGATAACCACTTGCACGATTTAGGGAAATACCTATTCGCAACAAGTATGCTTTGGACCTATACTTGGTTCGCTCAGTTTATGCTTTATTGGTATGCTGATATTCCAGAAGAGGTCAATTATTTCTTCGGTAGATTTGAATATTACGCACCGACTTTCTTGCCAATGCTCATTCTGAACTTCCTAATCCCATTATTGGTTATGGTAAGTAGCAGCATTAAGAGAAATTATAAAGTGGTAACAACCATGGCAGTTATCGTGATTATAGGACACATTGTGGACTACTTCAATATGGTGATGCCAGGCACCGTGGGACCTTACTGGAATAACTTCACCGAGTTATTATTGATATTAGGTTCTGTATTATTCATCGTTGGGCTGTTTATCTTCGTAGTGATGTCACAGTTATCCAAAACAAAACTCATCCCTACAGGTAACCCATACCTACACGAGTCAGAAATTTACGAATATCCATTCTAA